The following DNA comes from Spirosoma linguale DSM 74.
TGGATTCGAGGAGTAGGGCATCCCGGCGGACGGCTACCATATTTTTGACGACCGTGATGTAGTTGATGATGGGAAGTTGCCCCTGCAACAGCTCCCGGCGATAGGAAGCCAATACCGATTGGTACCCCGCGATTTGCTGCTGGTAGACGAGCAGGCGACTCTCCAGCCCCCGAAGCTCTCCCCGTATCCGCTCCCGACGCACGCCATTTTGATTGATCGCGAACCGGCGGTAGTTGCCATAGCTTTGCTGGAGAATGGCCGTTCGCTGGGCGTTCAGGCGTTTTTGGTGACCATCGTAGAGCGTCCAGATGAGCGACACACCCGCGCTAAATCCGAATCGGCGAGGCAAATCAGGTAAGTAGGACGTATTAAGCCCACCGTTAGCGATAAAATTCCATTGTGGCTTATAGCGCAACTCAAAAATGGTTTGCTGAGCCCCTAGCGCTAAACTGTCCAGCGCATACCGCCGGGTAAAGCCGGATTCAACCGGCCCGATGTCAGCATTCATCATCAACTGCAGGGGAGCCAGTTCAACGACCGTCGTATCGGTAAGACCACTCAGGGCATTGAGTTCCAGCACATCGCGCCGATAAGCGGTCTGATAGCCGACCCGTAGATTCCGTTGTGTTTCCGTTTCGATGTCTACCAGCGTCAGATCCGATTGCTTGAGTAGCGACGATTCAACGAATTTTCGCACGATGCCCCGCTGCTCAGCCATCAGTTGCAGTAAACTATCGGTGTATTGCACCTGTAGGCGGTCCTGCAAACAAAGAATATACTGGTCGGTAACGGCCCGTTCGACATCGTGCTGGCCAAGCCGAATTACTGTCTGCCCAATCTGGGAAGCCAGGACAAACGGTTCGGCGTAGGCTTTGGCGCGAAAAAGATTGGAAAGGGGTTGGTTCACGCTAATCAGGCCCTGATAGAGCCCCCCGTTTGAGACGGCCAGATCATACCCAATATACTGGTCAGCCCCGCGCGAGTTTAGCTCCGGCCTGACGCCCCCGTTGTCGGTAGAGACAATGGGGGCGAACTGGGCCGCTCCGGTCAACTGGACTAAAGGCTTTGTGTACAGGGCTTGAAGCCGCTGGGCTTCGAGAGCATTGGCCTGTAGCTGATTCCGGTTGTCGAGCAGGAGCGGGGAGGTCTGCCGGGCGGACTCGACATAGTACGTTATGCCCCGTTGCGCCACCTGCGCCCGTACGACTCCCATGCCCAACTGCAGGGATAGCGCCAGTAACGTCGTTAGCTTGGAAAACCAGGGATGTCTGTCCATGATCAATCTTTCTCTTCTTCGATATATGTACCCGCCTTATCAAAAACGACCTCCATGCCCGTGATCCGAATCTCATAGTGCATGCTCCCATTCGCTTTCGTCACGGTTTCAGCCGCCTGCATCCGTTCATTCGGGTAATGCTGCTTTATGTACGTTGAGATGACTGGCGGCAGGCTGGTAATGGGTATTCCTACTTCGGTTTCGGCTACTTGGCCCTTCACGTCGAATTTGATAGCCCGGTGGTTCTGGTTGAGGGTAAAAATGGCTTCGTAGTACGGGGCCGCTCGTTCCCACTGGAGATGCTGTACCGCTGGATGAAGTTTTCTAAGTGCCTGTTGAACCGGTATAGGTACCTGTTTTGCCGGAATTAATTGGGCCTGTATTGTACCCGTTAGTGTACCAAGCAAGAGTACTAAAGGAGTTAAATGCCTCATAAAGTTTTGATCTGGTTTACGAAAACAGCGTGAAGACTTGGCAAACCTAGTGGTGAATTCTATCGGAAATCTGATAACAGCGGAGTCCAGGTAGCATTGGTAAGGCATCGTATTCTCCCATCAGGATTGCATCAGATTTGGGTTGTAGGTTTACTGCCATAACCAACAGCAAGGATCGAATCATGAAAACGTATGTCATTGTCAGCGCCCTGCTTTTGGGCGCGACATTCACTGATGGGTCAGCCCAGTCAGCGAGTACCAACCGGGTGCCGCGGACCGTAAAAACGGCGTTTACGAATACGTACGCTACAGCCAGGCAGGTAAAGTGGGATCGGGAAGGAAAAGATTGGGAAGTGTCATTCACGTTGAACGGCGAAAAAAAATCGGCGCTTTTCAACCCAGACGGTCAGCAAATCGAACTTGAAACGGAAATTTCGGTAGCGAAGCTTCCCCAATCCGTGCGAAGCTATATGGATGGTCAGAAAAAACCCATTGCCGAAGCGGCCGAAATTACCGATGCGATGGGGAAACGTTATTATGAGGCTGAATCG
Coding sequences within:
- a CDS encoding hypothetical protein (KEGG: mca:MCA1928 hypothetical protein); amino-acid sequence: MRHLTPLVLLLGTLTGTIQAQLIPAKQVPIPVQQALRKLHPAVQHLQWERAAPYYEAIFTLNQNHRAIKFDVKGQVAETEVGIPITSLPPVISTYIKQHYPNERMQAAETVTKANGSMHYEIRITGMEVVFDKAGTYIEEEKD
- a CDS encoding hypothetical protein (KEGG: mca:MCA1928 hypothetical protein); amino-acid sequence: MKTYVIVSALLLGATFTDGSAQSASTNRVPRTVKTAFTNTYATARQVKWDREGKDWEVSFTLNGEKKSALFNPDGQQIELETEISVAKLPQSVRSYMDGQKKPIAEAAEITDAMGKRYYEAESGGKDYLFTAEGKPVKKIGQ